In one Rutidosis leptorrhynchoides isolate AG116_Rl617_1_P2 chromosome 8, CSIRO_AGI_Rlap_v1, whole genome shotgun sequence genomic region, the following are encoded:
- the LOC139864468 gene encoding uncharacterized mitochondrial protein AtMg00810-like — MYAKDIIARAGLLNCNPVYTPVDTSPKLRSTDGNPVDNPTKFHSLVGALQYLTFTRTDISHVVDPVCLHMHDLRESHLHALQRIVQYLEGTLDYGLHLYTSSTSRLLAYTDADWAGCPDTRRSTSEYCVYLVVQTATNSFSLQRWG; from the coding sequence ATGTATGCCAAGGATATCATTGCGCGTGCTGGATTACTAAATTGTAACCCAGTATATACTCCAGTGGATACTTCTCCTAAGTTACGCTCTACCGATGGTAATCCTGTTGATAATCCGACCAAATTTCACAGTCTAGTAGGAGCTTTACAGTACTTGACTTTTACTCGCACGGATATTTCTCATGTCGTCGACCCGGTCTGTCTACATATGCATGATCTACGGGAGTCACACTTACATGCTTTACAGCGCATCGTCCAGTATTTAGAGGGCACACTTGATTATGGTTTACATTTGTATACATCATCTACGAGTCGTCTTCTAGCTTATACGGATGCCGATTGGGCCGGGTGTCCCGATACGAGACGCTCTACTTCTGAGTATTGTGTTTATTTGGTCGTCCAAACGGCAACCAACTCTTTCTCGCTCCAGCGCTGGGGCTGA